DNA from Deinococcus betulae:
CCCAGTTCACACGCCCACCGTTGTTTGGTCACCCGAACCAAATGATCAAACGATGTCTCCGGCGGCAAATTGCAGAGGTAATACTTTCGTTCTCTGCGGGCACGCTGCTCCCCGATCACCCATGCACCTTCTCCTGGAAGGTGCTGTCCGCGGGCGTTCTCGTTTCCGTCCGCCAGCCGAACATACTTGGCCGCGAATGTCCCCATCAGTGGCCCTTTCGTGCCCTGGCGCCATATGACGCGGCGCCACTGTTCGCGGCTCAGCACGGTCTCGATCGTTTCCGCCTCCTCAGATGGGGTCGGATATTTCTGCGGCCGCCCCCGGGCGTGCTCCGGAATGGGGATCAGATGCACGTGTGCAGGGTAAACCCGCTGGGTGCGGATCGTTCCCACGGACCACCGCAAGCCTCGGTCGGTCAGGGCGCGTCGAAATTTTGCGTTCACTCCATATCCTGCGTCAGCGAGGACCATCCCGAACTGCACACTTCCCACCAGATCGTCGATCTCCCGCAGGGCGAGTTCCCATTTGGTGGATCCCAGTAGGTGTTCCACAGGAACACCCGCCTGCACGCACCGCTCCGGGTTTGTTGACCATTCCGACGGCAGAAACAATTTCAAGCGTAGGGGAATGGGAATCTCATCGCGCGCCAGCGTGACCGACACCAGACACTGACAGTTAGTGATCTTTCCCACCTGCCCGGAGTA
Protein-coding regions in this window:
- a CDS encoding IS701 family transposase: MLAFLLKRARRPQWTRHFPTWFSPFQMCFRHRAQRCWAPVYVQGLCSSAPRKSLQPLADQVAPGKQDHLQHFITDSPWKTVGLERIIADRAQHLLGGRDAVLIIDDTCLTKFGSHSVGVGRQYSGQVGKITNCQCLVSVTLARDEIPIPLRLKLFLPSEWSTNPERCVQAGVPVEHLLGSTKWELALREIDDLVGSVQFGMVLADAGYGVNAKFRRALTDRGLRWSVGTIRTQRVYPAHVHLIPIPEHARGRPQKYPTPSEEAETIETVLSREQWRRVIWRQGTKGPLMGTFAAKYVRLADGNENARGQHLPGEGAWVIGEQRARRERKYYLCNLPPETSFDHLVRVTKQRWACELGHRELKQEVGLDHFEGRTWQGLHHHSVLCLVALLFLQWLRLAQLNGFFGDSVPAIRREIAGEPPRRSQRPRLYCSCCTALFSGP